The Fibrobacter sp. UWB5 genome has a window encoding:
- the infA gene encoding translation initiation factor IF-1 codes for MAKEEGIQVEGVVLEALPNAFFRVQLGNGHEILAHVSGKMRRHFIRILPDDKVLVEISPYDLNRGRITYRYK; via the coding sequence GTGGCTAAAGAAGAAGGAATACAAGTAGAAGGTGTTGTGTTGGAAGCCCTTCCCAACGCTTTCTTCCGTGTCCAACTCGGAAATGGCCACGAGATTCTCGCTCATGTTTCAGGAAAAATGCGTCGGCATTTCATTCGAATTTTGCCGGACGACAAAGTGTTGGTAGAGATTTCTCCCTACGATCTCAATCGTGGACGAATCACATACCGTTACAAGTAA
- a CDS encoding Wzz/FepE/Etk N-terminal domain-containing protein, with product MEKQESVGFIEVCLRLLNNDLKHFKLCLAIVLIPTIVAFVLVMWVIKPVYAATAVVTPPSSSQTSLNGLSSMLGGASGMGALLGLSSSDEDENAVWTIFNSWELHDQVIREFNLAEHYEFDGDFHADLLKEFRKNFAVEVNKEDMFAVSMEDEDFRLAAKIVAFMLEKADSAFNAFKTAQARQSRIYFQSRLDSCEMTLDSLIKEFVKFQVDNNFYDPDVQLESTIKYLGALQAKREEVSIEMAFEKADRGEKSKRYDELTKRYQGVNSALHGALKGRHENMGMVALKKSPELAAEYMRRETEIRVQEAMYKLLRQQSEQMRMEEAKMLTNLHVLEPPWENDKKIYPLRGVTLVFVFSVACIIATIVSNLLGYLASESKRGSSVAAEWNAFKGFFKKNKG from the coding sequence ATGGAAAAGCAGGAATCTGTCGGTTTTATCGAAGTCTGCCTTCGCTTGCTGAATAACGACTTGAAGCATTTCAAGTTGTGCCTAGCGATTGTCCTTATTCCCACGATCGTAGCCTTTGTGCTTGTCATGTGGGTCATTAAGCCTGTGTATGCGGCGACGGCTGTGGTGACTCCGCCGTCTTCGTCTCAGACTTCGTTGAACGGTTTGAGTTCAATGCTCGGTGGCGCCTCTGGCATGGGCGCGCTCCTTGGGCTTTCCAGTAGCGACGAAGATGAGAACGCTGTCTGGACGATTTTCAATTCGTGGGAATTGCATGACCAGGTGATTAGGGAATTCAACCTGGCGGAGCATTATGAATTCGATGGCGATTTCCATGCGGACTTGTTGAAGGAATTCCGCAAGAATTTTGCGGTAGAAGTCAACAAGGAAGACATGTTCGCCGTCTCCATGGAAGACGAAGACTTTAGGCTTGCCGCAAAGATTGTGGCCTTCATGCTTGAAAAGGCGGACTCCGCCTTTAACGCTTTCAAGACAGCGCAGGCAAGGCAGTCAAGAATTTATTTCCAGAGCAGGCTCGATTCCTGTGAAATGACTCTGGATTCCTTGATCAAGGAATTTGTGAAGTTCCAGGTGGACAACAATTTCTATGACCCTGATGTTCAGCTTGAATCGACAATCAAGTACTTGGGTGCCTTGCAGGCCAAGCGCGAAGAGGTGTCGATTGAAATGGCTTTCGAAAAGGCTGACCGCGGTGAAAAGAGCAAGCGCTATGACGAACTCACCAAGCGTTACCAGGGCGTGAATTCGGCCTTGCACGGTGCCTTGAAGGGCCGTCACGAGAACATGGGCATGGTCGCCCTCAAGAAGTCTCCGGAACTTGCCGCCGAATACATGCGCCGCGAAACAGAGATTCGCGTGCAAGAGGCCATGTACAAGTTGCTTCGCCAGCAGAGCGAACAGATGCGCATGGAAGAAGCGAAGATGCTTACGAACTTGCATGTGCTTGAACCGCCTTGGGAAAACGACAAGAAGATTTACCCTCTGAGAGGCGTTACCCTGGTGTTCGTGTTCTCTGTGGCCTGCATTATTGCGACTATTGTCAGCAACTTGCTTGGCTACCTGGCCAGCGAATCGAAGCGCGGGTCCTCGGTGGCTGCGGAATGGAACGCCTTCAAGGGATTCTTTAAAAAGAACAAGGGCTAG
- the rpsM gene encoding 30S ribosomal protein S13: MARIAGVDLPKNKTVEYGLTAIYGVGLFTANKVCAQLGIDKNKKCDDLTEEEQGKIRHLLEDEYSVEGQLRAEITLNIKRLQDIGCYRGIRHRKGLPVRGQRSRTNARTRKGPKKTVANKKK, encoded by the coding sequence ATGGCACGTATCGCTGGTGTCGATTTACCGAAAAACAAGACTGTTGAATACGGTCTGACGGCAATCTATGGTGTCGGTCTGTTCACCGCTAATAAGGTCTGTGCTCAGCTGGGCATCGACAAGAACAAGAAGTGTGACGACCTGACTGAAGAAGAACAAGGTAAGATTCGTCATCTCCTCGAAGACGAATACTCTGTGGAAGGTCAGCTCCGCGCAGAAATCACCTTGAACATTAAGCGTCTGCAGGATATTGGCTGCTATCGCGGCATCCGCCACCGCAAGGGTCTCCCTGTTCGCGGTCAGCGCTCCCGTACCAATGCCCGCACTCGTAAGGGCCCCAAGAAGACTGTGGCTAACAAGAAGAAGTAA
- the secY gene encoding preprotein translocase subunit SecY, producing the protein MEALKKALDAFANAFKIEDLRKKLLFTLGVLIIYRLGAHITIPGVNSAVLAEFFRNSNNLFGLYDSFTGGAFAKATIFALGIMPYISASIIIQLMGSVIPAIQMLQKEGQEGRARLNQYTRYFTVALAALQGWGISVWLSSLKVTTATGAGVSVLADDFSSGAGNIGFRLLATLTFTAGTIFVMYLGEQITSHGVGNGISLIIFAGIVGGLPRAALAEIEMFKEDIQPLAIEIFILAVVILIIGFIVFVEQANRRIPLQSPRRTVGSKVVGGQSSYLPFKVNTAGVIPVIFASCIMFIPAMIASWFPNVSAMQSFAAAFIPGHITYSVIFALLIIFFTYFYTAIQYNPNDIAENLKRSGGFIPGIRPGNETAKYIDHVLTRISLPGSLFLALISVGPLHLKDALNMSFYIGGTSVLIVVGVALDTLRQLEAQLHTKNYEGFLKHGRIRGRMAS; encoded by the coding sequence ATGGAAGCTCTCAAGAAAGCCCTTGATGCGTTCGCTAATGCGTTCAAGATTGAAGACCTGCGTAAAAAGCTCCTTTTTACGCTCGGTGTCTTGATTATCTATCGCCTTGGCGCACACATCACTATCCCCGGAGTGAATTCTGCCGTTCTGGCGGAGTTCTTCCGTAACTCGAATAATTTGTTCGGTCTGTATGACTCCTTCACGGGCGGTGCCTTCGCTAAGGCTACCATCTTTGCCCTGGGTATCATGCCGTACATCAGTGCGAGCATTATCATCCAGTTGATGGGTTCCGTGATTCCCGCTATCCAGATGCTTCAGAAGGAAGGTCAGGAAGGGCGTGCTAGGCTGAACCAATATACCCGTTACTTTACGGTAGCTCTCGCTGCCTTGCAGGGATGGGGCATTTCTGTGTGGCTTTCGTCCCTTAAGGTGACAACCGCTACCGGTGCCGGAGTGTCTGTCTTGGCTGATGACTTCTCCTCTGGTGCCGGAAACATCGGTTTCCGTTTACTAGCTACCCTGACCTTCACCGCCGGTACGATCTTCGTGATGTACCTGGGCGAGCAGATTACCTCGCACGGTGTGGGTAACGGTATTTCTCTTATCATCTTCGCCGGTATCGTCGGCGGCCTTCCGCGGGCTGCCCTTGCAGAAATTGAAATGTTTAAGGAAGATATCCAGCCTCTCGCCATCGAGATCTTTATTCTCGCTGTCGTGATCCTGATTATCGGCTTTATCGTATTCGTCGAGCAAGCGAACCGTCGCATTCCACTCCAAAGTCCTCGCAGGACTGTAGGTTCCAAGGTCGTGGGCGGCCAGTCCAGCTATCTGCCTTTCAAGGTGAATACCGCTGGCGTGATCCCCGTGATCTTTGCAAGCTGCATCATGTTCATTCCGGCCATGATCGCTTCCTGGTTCCCGAACGTTTCTGCGATGCAGTCCTTTGCGGCTGCGTTCATCCCGGGTCACATTACCTATAGTGTGATCTTCGCTCTCCTGATTATATTCTTCACCTACTTCTACACGGCAATCCAGTACAACCCTAACGACATTGCCGAAAACCTCAAGAGAAGTGGTGGATTTATTCCGGGAATCCGTCCGGGTAACGAAACTGCAAAGTACATAGACCACGTTCTCACGAGAATTTCTTTGCCTGGATCGCTTTTCCTCGCTTTAATCAGTGTTGGTCCGCTCCATCTCAAAGACGCACTCAATATGAGTTTCTATATTGGGGGCACCTCGGTACTTATCGTGGTCGGTGTGGCGCTGGATACGCTCCGTCAACTCGAAGCCCAGTTGCATACCAAGAATTATGAAGGTTTCCTCAAGCATGGCCGCATTCGCGGCAGGATGGCGTCTTAG
- the rpsK gene encoding 30S ribosomal protein S11 — protein MAEEEIKETAAAAEAPVAAATEEKVKKGKKRIDVQGIACVFASFNNTIVSITDARGNVVAWGSPGNSGFKGSRKSTPFAAQLAAEVAAHKAFDLGMRKVDVRVKGAGGGRESAVRAIKNAGLEVLSIRDVTGVPHNGCRPKKKRRV, from the coding sequence GTGGCTGAAGAAGAAATTAAGGAAACTGCTGCCGCTGCCGAAGCTCCGGTCGCTGCTGCTACAGAAGAAAAGGTCAAGAAGGGCAAGAAGCGTATTGACGTTCAGGGTATCGCCTGCGTGTTCGCTTCCTTCAACAATACAATCGTTTCTATCACCGATGCTCGCGGCAACGTGGTCGCTTGGGGCTCTCCGGGTAACTCCGGTTTCAAGGGCTCTCGCAAGAGCACTCCGTTTGCTGCCCAGCTCGCCGCTGAAGTCGCTGCCCACAAGGCTTTCGACCTCGGTATGCGCAAGGTAGATGTCCGCGTCAAGGGCGCAGGTGGCGGTCGTGAATCCGCTGTCCGTGCTATCAAGAATGCGGGCCTCGAAGTTCTCTCTATTCGAGACGTGACGGGCGTTCCGCACAATGGTTGCCGTCCTAAAAAGAAGAGAAGAGTCTAA
- a CDS encoding acyltransferase family protein, giving the protein MEITPTKRQLYPDIACGFLIIHMVFGHITQHAGLWQGQQSLYTFWCSLIFFMMPWFFFKAGMFFREKPTLVEIKASAKRLLIPFALFSFFGACLEYAAKMSHEGFTAAGFIRDNLHALLMGGALESNPPLWFLFSLFFARIIFNILFKKLPDYIIAIIGLLAACAFMYAPLGLPHYFGNISAGLCFLAAGHFLKDKQFIRPVLIAAIVTFIAIFAANAPQVDMRLHHVSSGLYFLWFPASLAGIVILDHIARIRLLEKIRLQAIGKDSMTYYVLHWLVIVCASIVIKRVLPDASTELKIALYTIACGIILPLTVFIQKRIKSCKHSETSR; this is encoded by the coding sequence ATGGAAATCACACCGACCAAAAGACAACTCTACCCCGATATCGCCTGCGGTTTTCTGATTATCCATATGGTATTCGGCCACATCACGCAACATGCGGGACTATGGCAAGGGCAACAATCCCTGTACACTTTTTGGTGCAGCCTGATATTTTTCATGATGCCCTGGTTCTTCTTCAAGGCCGGAATGTTCTTTCGCGAAAAACCGACCCTCGTCGAAATCAAGGCTTCGGCCAAAAGGCTCCTGATTCCTTTTGCCCTATTTTCATTCTTCGGCGCCTGCCTCGAATACGCCGCCAAAATGAGTCACGAAGGCTTTACGGCCGCAGGCTTCATTCGAGACAACCTGCACGCCCTCCTTATGGGCGGCGCCCTCGAAAGTAACCCGCCGCTTTGGTTCCTGTTCAGCCTTTTCTTCGCAAGAATCATTTTCAACATTCTCTTCAAGAAACTGCCCGACTACATCATCGCCATCATCGGGCTCCTTGCCGCCTGTGCCTTTATGTACGCGCCCCTGGGCCTGCCCCATTATTTCGGAAACATCTCTGCAGGTCTATGCTTCCTTGCTGCCGGGCATTTCTTAAAAGACAAGCAATTCATACGTCCCGTCCTTATAGCCGCCATCGTAACGTTCATTGCCATCTTTGCCGCCAACGCCCCACAAGTAGACATGCGACTCCACCATGTCTCTAGCGGTTTATATTTCTTATGGTTCCCCGCATCGCTTGCAGGCATCGTCATCCTCGACCATATTGCCAGAATCCGCCTACTCGAAAAAATAAGGTTGCAAGCTATCGGCAAGGATTCCATGACCTATTACGTTTTGCACTGGCTCGTTATCGTGTGCGCTTCGATAGTCATCAAAAGAGTCCTGCCCGACGCCTCCACTGAATTAAAGATTGCGCTCTATACAATCGCTTGCGGAATCATCCTCCCCCTCACCGTCTTTATCCAGAAACGCATCAAATCATGCAAGCACTCAGAAACATCAAGATAG
- a CDS encoding oligosaccharide flippase family protein, giving the protein MQALRNIKIGVFISLVNILIQGVSVLVQNLIANNLGIVKFGSFGILQSDYTIFCALADFGMATLILAFFGKRATNGTLFTNVLQLRLFMTALTAIAMVVFAFTVRRGSDIFEGELVLALGLLFQHAFFDWYFICGNFWKKLLISKVLHTLSYCTVMGIALWVLKLDSIPLIALAMVIAALPAFGFGVGQAFTFKIFRIGLHTAKFFKLMFKSACPYALSSIASFAYLPVGLYTVAHFTTPEFLGAYNFSHKLVILASSLMVHFISSSLITLHQTDTRVLHLRDQAVFTLFIAAVTTPFWLFPQYTLRIVFFAAPWTPDVLETSCYCLRILACSLILQATRMGMISTLLKEKRTWLYGTMITVGGVINIAVCIGGASLLKAPYIPMLTLSGDLCLSLFLLAYFVKNRRFRW; this is encoded by the coding sequence ATGCAAGCACTCAGAAACATCAAGATAGGCGTTTTCATATCTCTGGTCAATATCCTTATCCAGGGCGTTTCTGTCCTTGTCCAGAACCTTATCGCAAACAATTTGGGAATTGTCAAGTTCGGTTCCTTCGGAATCCTGCAAAGCGATTACACCATCTTCTGCGCCCTCGCCGACTTTGGCATGGCAACGCTGATTCTAGCCTTTTTCGGCAAGCGCGCGACAAACGGCACCCTGTTCACCAACGTCTTGCAACTGAGACTCTTCATGACGGCGTTAACGGCCATTGCCATGGTCGTCTTCGCATTCACTGTCCGAAGAGGGAGCGATATCTTTGAAGGCGAACTGGTTCTTGCACTTGGCCTACTCTTCCAGCATGCGTTTTTTGACTGGTACTTCATTTGCGGAAACTTCTGGAAAAAGCTCCTGATTTCAAAAGTTCTCCACACGCTGTCTTACTGCACCGTCATGGGAATCGCCCTCTGGGTACTCAAACTCGATTCCATTCCCCTGATTGCGCTTGCCATGGTGATTGCGGCCCTGCCCGCGTTCGGGTTCGGTGTCGGCCAGGCGTTTACCTTCAAGATTTTCCGCATCGGTTTGCACACGGCCAAGTTCTTCAAGCTCATGTTCAAGTCGGCATGTCCCTATGCGCTTTCGAGCATTGCAAGCTTCGCCTACTTGCCGGTCGGCCTTTACACGGTAGCGCACTTTACAACGCCCGAATTTCTGGGCGCCTACAATTTCTCGCACAAACTCGTCATTCTCGCCTCTAGCCTCATGGTGCACTTTATTTCGTCAAGCCTCATTACCTTGCACCAGACCGATACACGCGTTCTCCACTTGCGCGACCAGGCCGTATTCACGCTTTTCATCGCGGCGGTCACGACCCCCTTCTGGCTGTTCCCGCAATACACGCTCCGCATCGTTTTCTTTGCCGCCCCCTGGACGCCCGATGTCCTGGAAACCAGCTGCTACTGCCTGCGCATTCTCGCCTGCTCCCTGATTCTGCAAGCGACCCGCATGGGAATGATTTCGACCTTGCTCAAGGAAAAACGCACATGGCTCTACGGAACCATGATTACCGTTGGCGGCGTGATAAATATTGCAGTCTGTATCGGTGGCGCAAGCTTGCTCAAGGCGCCCTACATTCCGATGCTCACCCTTTCGGGCGATTTATGCCTGAGCCTGTTCCTGCTCGCTTACTTTGTCAAGAACCGCAGGTTCCGTTGGTAA
- a CDS encoding polysaccharide biosynthesis/export family protein, translating into MSTKRSGISSRSSAVMQPASAEAPVDSSYVLGPGDFLDLMLEDNYLTVQVYPDGSVAIEECGGVIVGGKTLAEARELILDLAAKRYKRDQCFVQLSVLKKFKVNAMGAISEVGQQLVEPQTRLSMFLRKVGGTLLSADIEDVQVIRGKDTIHVDYSAMATKGEFDNDIMLEQGDKVYVPFVKMGENVSLIFPGYRTSAAYQEGRTLQEYFDLVGGYRLHNYGYKAACVREPGKAPRWIDISEMSKTTVAPNTEVEFSVQEMLVYVGGAVNYLGRYPYDPSWHAIDYVAASGINTITGSWSQVKVWRGKSPEPLKLSVTEDQIMPGDYIEIPKSHYESFKDFTLFLASLLTVISSAFIIYVNYK; encoded by the coding sequence ATGTCTACGAAGAGGAGTGGAATCTCGTCGCGCAGTTCGGCCGTGATGCAGCCAGCTTCTGCAGAAGCCCCTGTTGATTCGAGCTACGTGCTTGGCCCCGGCGACTTTTTGGACTTGATGCTCGAAGACAATTATTTGACTGTGCAGGTGTATCCGGATGGATCTGTCGCCATTGAAGAATGCGGTGGCGTTATCGTGGGTGGCAAGACGCTTGCCGAGGCGCGAGAACTGATTCTGGATCTTGCAGCCAAGCGTTACAAGCGTGACCAGTGCTTTGTGCAGCTTTCCGTGCTCAAGAAATTCAAGGTGAACGCCATGGGTGCCATTTCGGAAGTGGGCCAGCAGTTGGTGGAACCGCAGACGAGACTTAGCATGTTTTTGCGCAAGGTGGGCGGAACCCTTTTGAGCGCCGACATCGAAGATGTGCAGGTGATTCGTGGTAAGGATACGATTCACGTGGATTACAGTGCCATGGCGACGAAGGGCGAATTCGATAACGACATCATGCTGGAACAGGGCGACAAGGTTTATGTGCCGTTCGTGAAGATGGGCGAAAACGTTTCGTTGATTTTCCCGGGCTACAGGACCAGTGCCGCATACCAGGAAGGTCGTACCTTGCAGGAATACTTCGACCTGGTCGGAGGCTACCGCCTGCATAACTACGGCTACAAGGCCGCTTGCGTTCGTGAACCGGGCAAGGCCCCGCGCTGGATCGATATTTCTGAAATGAGCAAGACGACTGTTGCACCGAATACCGAAGTGGAATTCTCCGTACAGGAAATGCTTGTGTACGTGGGCGGTGCCGTGAACTACTTGGGTCGCTATCCTTACGATCCTTCGTGGCATGCCATTGATTATGTGGCGGCGTCTGGCATCAACACGATTACGGGATCGTGGAGCCAGGTCAAGGTATGGCGTGGCAAGAGCCCTGAACCTTTGAAACTGAGCGTGACCGAAGACCAGATTATGCCGGGCGACTATATCGAAATCCCGAAGAGCCATTATGAATCTTTCAAGGATTTCACGTTGTTCTTGGCGTCGCTCCTTACGGTGATTTCTTCGGCATTCATCATTTACGTCAATTATAAGTAG
- a CDS encoding O-antigen polymerase, giving the protein MFSWIVEYPVSAALLLVVIFCLFQSWWFKKDFFSPLNVYCFAQCITLAISYLQINRAMSDFKLYTWGVWLLGFLSFAGGCIIARLHAKSKGLPVNVSEPVAPKRYNWTIHLVLSFCVFCLFLVGVYGVYSVVGNLIIFTDSPAKWMTKDINYGYYTLLFNSGPLCVLLFGVASFKKFNDVQWVRHVAFVMVFVTIAVNLMTYPNRTTLFFNAGFFLIFVNYLYKRISPIVITTLLVVAIAVFVSISSLRDQYGGSSAEGKAMDVVLELPYKYLANNYWNLDYALNPPTDREIHPHTYGIDFFNGIFEYARLTGSFRTSFRWDDAFNDRIQKVEGFNTVNYLWEVYKDFHLLGVLLFPLLCGIGLTVLHLRLCKPFTPRQILMYTYFIYFVGWWFFTAGYKQGIFCIWGAIIYFVSTVCMWQKRGTVKELPTEPAVLDKVSEQEQAQA; this is encoded by the coding sequence GTGTTTTCGTGGATAGTAGAATATCCGGTCAGCGCCGCCCTTCTTCTGGTAGTCATTTTTTGCCTATTCCAGTCTTGGTGGTTCAAGAAGGATTTCTTTAGTCCGCTCAATGTCTATTGCTTTGCGCAGTGCATTACCCTCGCTATCTCGTATCTGCAGATAAACAGGGCGATGAGTGATTTTAAACTTTATACCTGGGGCGTGTGGCTCCTTGGATTCTTGTCGTTTGCAGGCGGCTGTATTATTGCGAGGCTTCACGCGAAGTCGAAGGGATTGCCGGTCAACGTTTCAGAGCCTGTGGCTCCCAAGCGTTATAACTGGACTATTCACCTGGTACTTTCGTTCTGCGTGTTCTGCCTGTTTCTTGTGGGCGTTTATGGCGTATACTCGGTGGTGGGCAACCTGATCATATTCACGGATAGCCCGGCCAAGTGGATGACGAAAGATATCAACTACGGCTATTACACACTCCTGTTCAATAGCGGTCCGTTGTGCGTACTGCTTTTCGGCGTAGCGTCTTTTAAGAAGTTCAACGATGTGCAGTGGGTACGCCATGTGGCCTTTGTCATGGTGTTTGTGACGATTGCCGTAAACCTGATGACATACCCGAACAGAACGACTCTGTTCTTTAATGCGGGTTTCTTCTTGATTTTTGTGAACTACCTGTACAAGCGGATTTCGCCGATTGTCATTACGACGCTTTTGGTGGTTGCCATTGCGGTGTTCGTATCGATAAGCAGTCTTCGTGACCAGTATGGTGGCAGTTCCGCCGAGGGCAAGGCGATGGACGTGGTGCTTGAACTGCCCTACAAGTACTTGGCGAATAACTACTGGAACCTGGATTATGCGCTGAACCCGCCGACCGATCGCGAAATACACCCGCATACTTACGGTATCGACTTCTTTAACGGCATATTCGAATACGCAAGGCTCACGGGTTCGTTCAGGACCAGTTTCCGCTGGGATGACGCCTTTAACGACAGAATCCAGAAGGTGGAAGGGTTCAACACGGTGAACTATCTTTGGGAAGTTTATAAGGACTTCCACTTGCTCGGCGTGCTCCTGTTTCCGCTCTTATGCGGAATCGGCCTCACGGTGCTTCATTTGCGCTTGTGCAAGCCCTTTACCCCGCGGCAGATTCTGATGTATACCTACTTCATCTACTTTGTGGGATGGTGGTTCTTTACGGCGGGTTACAAGCAGGGCATTTTCTGCATCTGGGGTGCGATTATCTATTTCGTTTCTACCGTGTGCATGTGGCAGAAGCGCGGCACGGTAAAAGAATTACCAACGGAACCTGCGGTTCTTGACAAAGTAAGCGAGCAGGAACAGGCTCAGGCATAA
- the rpmJ gene encoding 50S ribosomal protein L36, translating into MKIKASIKPRCENCKIIRRKGVLRIICSKNPRHKQKQG; encoded by the coding sequence ATGAAAATCAAAGCCTCCATCAAACCCAGATGTGAAAACTGCAAGATCATCCGCCGTAAGGGTGTATTGCGCATCATCTGTTCGAAGAACCCCCGTCACAAGCAGAAGCAGGGATAA
- the rplQ gene encoding 50S ribosomal protein L17: protein MRHGVKNKKLGVNAQHKRAILRALTTSILEKGMEAEQSNRYVRTTLHKAKLVRSCVDRMITYAKKGDLSARREASRFVMSPKAVQDLFATIGPRYAGRNGGYTRIIKLGPNRAGDASEMALVGLVEDEIVVKAKKASEPAKSEAVSMVEGESKA from the coding sequence ATGAGACACGGTGTAAAAAACAAGAAATTGGGCGTTAACGCTCAGCACAAGCGTGCCATCCTCCGCGCTCTTACCACTTCTATTCTTGAGAAGGGCATGGAAGCCGAGCAGAGCAACCGCTACGTGCGCACTACTCTCCACAAGGCTAAGCTCGTCCGCAGCTGCGTGGATCGCATGATCACTTATGCAAAGAAGGGTGACCTTTCTGCACGTCGTGAAGCTTCTCGCTTCGTGATGAGCCCGAAGGCTGTGCAGGACCTGTTCGCAACGATCGGTCCGCGCTATGCCGGCCGTAACGGCGGCTATACCCGCATCATCAAGCTCGGCCCGAACCGCGCTGGTGACGCTTCCGAAATGGCTCTCGTCGGTCTCGTCGAAGACGAAATCGTCGTGAAGGCCAAGAAGGCTAGCGAACCTGCCAAGTCCGAAGCTGTGAGCATGGTCGAAGGCGAAAGCAAGGCATAA
- a CDS encoding DNA-directed RNA polymerase subunit alpha, translating into MMWKSLQMPRSFQKVETGEDGRYAKFVVEALERGWGITLGNALRRSLLSSLQGAAIVSVKIEGVDKEFSTIPGVKEDVTDIILNLKSIRVKLLSDHDETLRLDMSGEGEVTAKDFMDNPNVAILTPDVHIATLNGNASLSLEVKISSGRGYVTADELKDKDAPIGVIAMDANFNPVQKVAMHISDTRVGQKTDYNRLELEITTDGSIDPEDALAYAAKLLMDHLEIFINFEGDLESPEELEMDEERQRIAQLLRTRVDDLELSVRSSNCLRMANIHTVGELVRNKENDMLKYKNFGRKSLVELNEVLTSMGLSFGMDVDDYLKD; encoded by the coding sequence ATGATGTGGAAATCACTTCAGATGCCGCGCAGCTTCCAGAAAGTGGAAACCGGCGAAGATGGTCGCTACGCCAAGTTTGTCGTAGAGGCTTTGGAACGTGGCTGGGGTATTACCCTCGGTAACGCCCTCCGTCGCTCGCTCCTTTCCTCTCTGCAGGGTGCGGCTATTGTCTCCGTGAAAATTGAAGGCGTCGATAAGGAATTCTCGACGATTCCGGGTGTGAAGGAAGATGTCACTGACATTATCCTGAATCTCAAGAGCATCCGCGTGAAGCTCCTGTCCGACCACGACGAAACGCTCCGCTTGGACATGTCCGGCGAAGGCGAAGTCACGGCCAAGGACTTCATGGACAATCCGAATGTCGCCATCTTGACTCCGGACGTCCATATCGCTACTTTGAACGGTAACGCATCGCTCTCCCTGGAAGTGAAGATTTCCAGCGGTCGCGGCTACGTCACTGCAGACGAATTGAAGGACAAGGACGCTCCGATTGGCGTGATCGCCATGGACGCCAACTTCAACCCGGTGCAGAAAGTCGCGATGCACATCAGCGATACCCGCGTTGGCCAGAAGACGGACTATAACCGTCTGGAACTGGAAATCACGACTGACGGTTCCATCGATCCGGAAGACGCTCTTGCATACGCTGCAAAGCTCCTCATGGACCACTTGGAAATCTTCATCAACTTCGAAGGCGATCTCGAAAGCCCCGAAGAACTTGAAATGGATGAAGAACGTCAGCGTATCGCCCAGCTCCTGCGCACCCGCGTGGACGATCTGGAACTCTCCGTTCGCTCCAGCAACTGCCTCCGTATGGCTAACATCCATACCGTCGGCGAACTTGTGCGCAACAAGGAAAACGATATGCTTAAATACAAGAACTTCGGCAGGAAGTCCTTGGTGGAACTTAACGAGGTGTTGACCTCCATGGGCCTCTCTTTTGGCATGGACGTCGATGACTACTTGAAGGATTAA